Genomic window (Pseudovibrio brasiliensis):
AATGGGGAGCCCGCGTGCACCCCAGATCGTATTCGAGGCTGGAATTCCTGTCCTCGGAATTTGTTATGGTCAGCAGACCATGTGCGCCCAATTGGGCGGCGAAGTTGCCACATCCGACCATAAAGAGTTTGGCCGGGCGTTTGTTTCCGTTGAAAAGTCTTCTGCTTTGTTTGAAGGCTGCTGGGAACAGGGCTCCAAGCATCAGGTTTGGATGAGCCATGGCGACCGTGTTGTTTCCCTTCCAGAAGGTTTTGAAGTGATCGGCACTTCAGAAGGCGCGCCGTTTGCAGCCATTGCAGACGAGAAACGCCACTTCTATGCCGTTCAGTTCCACCCGGAAGTGGTGCACACGCCAGATGGGGCGAAGCTCATTGAGAACTTCACCCACAAAATCGCAGGCTGTTCAGGCGACTGGACCATGGCGGAGTACCGCCAGCAGGCCATTAAGGCGATCCGTGATCAGGTCGGCGACAAGAAAGTCATCTGTGGCCTTTCAGGTGGCGTAGACAGCTCTGTAGCTGCTGTATTGATCCACGAGGCCATTGGCGATCAGCTCACCTGTATCTATGTAGACCACGGTTTGATGCGCATGGGTGAAACGGAGCAGGTTCTGTCCATGTTCCGCGATCACTACAACATCCCGCTGGTTCACGTAGACGCTTCTGATCTGTTCATTGGCCAGCTGGAAGGTGAAAGCGATCCGGAAGTCAAACGCAAAACCATCGGTAAGCTCTTCATCGAAGTCTTCGAAGACGAGGCGAAAAAGCTTGGTGGTGCAGACTTCCTCGCGCAGGGTACGCTGTATCCTGACGTGATTGAGAGTGTCTCCTTCACCGGCGGTCCATCCGTTACCATCAAGTCTCACCACAATGTTGGTGGCTTGCCGGAGCGGATGAACATGCAGTTGGTTGAACCACTTCGCGAGCTGTTCAAAGACGAAGTTCGTGATCTCGGTCGCGAACTAGGCCTACCGGATAGTTTCATCGGACGTCACC
Coding sequences:
- the guaA gene encoding glutamine-hydrolyzing GMP synthase, coding for MTDRILIIDFGSQVTQLIARRVRESGVYSEIVPFQSAEAAFKEMNPKAVILSGGPASTTEMGSPRAPQIVFEAGIPVLGICYGQQTMCAQLGGEVATSDHKEFGRAFVSVEKSSALFEGCWEQGSKHQVWMSHGDRVVSLPEGFEVIGTSEGAPFAAIADEKRHFYAVQFHPEVVHTPDGAKLIENFTHKIAGCSGDWTMAEYRQQAIKAIRDQVGDKKVICGLSGGVDSSVAAVLIHEAIGDQLTCIYVDHGLMRMGETEQVLSMFRDHYNIPLVHVDASDLFIGQLEGESDPEVKRKTIGKLFIEVFEDEAKKLGGADFLAQGTLYPDVIESVSFTGGPSVTIKSHHNVGGLPERMNMQLVEPLRELFKDEVRDLGRELGLPDSFIGRHPFPGPGLAIRCPGGITREKLDILRQADAIYLDEIRKAGLYDAIWQAFAVLLPVQTVGVMGDGRTYEFVCALRAVTSVDGMTADFYHYDMEFLGRAATRIINEVRGINRVVYDVTSKPPGTIEWE